From one Malus sylvestris chromosome 1, drMalSylv7.2, whole genome shotgun sequence genomic stretch:
- the LOC126622636 gene encoding WAT1-related protein At3g30340-like, translated as MNCMGKWKSIFVMLVINLAFAIVNILLKKTIDGGLGGLIIVTYRQSISAVFLTPIAFFWERKSRTELTSQILCHLFISALIGITFTHYLFLLGLQYTSATYSCAFINMVPVNTFLLALPFGLEKVNIKKKGGIAKVLGALICIGGAVSLILYKGMPLTNQHSESTVQMQNHANTTTFSSAKKSDRWAVGSVFLASGCLLWSSWFLIQAKIGKSYPFQYASTAILSFFSVIQSAILCFITQRHIVMSMWILKGKLEILSVAYTGIVGSGLCYVGMSWCVKQKGALFTAAFTPATQMFVAMLEFSFLHGQIYLGSVVGSVTVIIGMYILLWGKNKDQKEMMIKQTQADDQDQESGPMPLGMPLDVNKGQYLGTG; from the exons ATGAATTGCATGGGAAAATGGAAGTCTATTTTTGTCATGCTGGTCATTAACCTTGCATTTGCTATAGTAAATATTTTGCTTAAGAAGACTATTGATGGTGGATTAGGCGGTTTGATTATTGTTACTTATCGACAGTCGATTTCTGCTGTTTTCTTGACACCAATTGCTTTCTTTTGGGAGAG gAAAAGTAGAACTGAGCTTACATCTCAAATCTTATGCCACCTTTTCATCAGTGCTCTAATTGG GATAACTTTCACGCATTACTTATTTCTTCTTGGACTTCAGTACACCTCTGCGACATATTCCTGTGCATTCATCAACATGGTGCCCGTCAACACTTTCCTCTTGGCTCTACCatttgg ACTAGAGAAAGTGAACATAAAGAAAAAGGGTGGGATCGCTAAAGTCCTCGGTGCCCTAATATGTATTGGTGGAGCTGTGTCATTGATCTTGTACAAAGGAATGCCATTAACCAACCAACATTCAGAATCTACAGTTCAAATGCAAAACCATGCCAATACAACGACTTTTTCATCAGCCAAGAAGAGTGATAGGTGGGCTGTGGGTTCAGTATTTTTGGCATCAGGCTGCCTCTTGTGGTCTTCATGGTTCCTCATCCAAGCAAAGATCGGCAAGAGCTACCCTTTTCAGTACGCTAGCACCGCGATTTTGTCCTTCTTCAGCGTCATTCAATCCGCCATCTTGTGCTTCATTACACAGAGGCACATCGTCATGTCAATGTGGATTCTCAAGGGCAAGTTGGAGATCTTAAGTGTCGCATATACT GGAATAGTAGGATCAGGCTTGTGCTACGTAGGGATGTCATGGTGTGTGAAACAAAAGGGTGCACTCTTCACAGCAGCATTTACCCCCGCCACCCAGATGTTCGTGGCTATGTTGGAATTCTCTTTCTTGCACGGACAAATTTACCTCGGAAG CGTGGTGGGATCTGTCACTGTCATAATTGGCATGTACATTTTACTGTGGGGTAAAAACAAGGATCAAAAGGAAATGATGATCAAACAGACACAAGCAGATGATCAAGATCAAGAAAGTGGTCCAATGCCACTAGGCATGCCCCTTGATGTAAATAAAGGACAATACTTGGGTACTGGCTAG